A region from the uncultured Bacteroides sp. genome encodes:
- a CDS encoding glycoside hydrolase family 125 protein: protein MTVVRHFLLICSLLAVGNLYAWDYSLPKDHTRIESGIAEKYESKRPIKEKRAFISPAIEGQIQRIKQLLTNAKLAWMFGNCFPNTLDTTVHYWVLNGKDDTFVYTGDIHAMWLRDSGAQVWPYVQFANQDEKLRKMLVGVIRRQTMCINIDPYANAFNYGPTGSEWMSDLTDMIPELHERKWEIDSLCYPIRLAYEYWKVTGDASVFDADWVKAMYTVVRTFREQQRKTSNGPYKFQRKTEKASDTVMNDGWGNPVKPVGLIASLFRPSDDATIYQFLVPSNFFAVSSLHKVAEIASKVRGDATLAKECIDLANEVEVALKKHATADKPGFGTVYAYEVDGYGNQLFMDDANVPSLLAMPYLGDVDVNDSVYQNTRRFVWSCHNPYFFKGKAGEGIGGPHVASHGLHMIWPMSIMMKAFTSQNDEEIKQCVKMLMDTDAGTGFMHESFDQDDATKFTRPWFAWQNTLFGELIIHLINNGKLDLLNSIK, encoded by the coding sequence ATGACTGTTGTACGCCACTTTCTGCTAATTTGTAGTTTATTGGCGGTAGGTAATTTGTATGCTTGGGATTACAGTTTACCGAAAGATCATACACGAATTGAATCAGGTATAGCTGAAAAATACGAATCGAAGCGTCCGATTAAAGAGAAACGGGCATTTATTTCTCCGGCTATTGAAGGTCAGATACAGCGGATTAAACAATTACTGACTAATGCAAAATTGGCATGGATGTTTGGAAATTGTTTCCCGAATACCTTGGATACTACGGTGCATTACTGGGTGTTAAACGGTAAGGATGATACTTTTGTATATACTGGAGATATCCATGCAATGTGGTTGCGTGATTCAGGTGCCCAAGTGTGGCCTTATGTTCAATTTGCGAATCAAGATGAAAAGTTGCGTAAGATGTTGGTTGGTGTCATCCGTAGGCAAACCATGTGCATTAATATTGATCCATATGCCAATGCTTTTAATTATGGTCCTACTGGCAGTGAGTGGATGAGTGATTTGACTGATATGATTCCTGAACTTCATGAGCGTAAATGGGAGATCGATTCTCTTTGCTATCCTATCCGGTTGGCCTATGAATATTGGAAAGTAACAGGAGATGCCAGTGTATTCGATGCTGATTGGGTAAAAGCAATGTATACTGTGGTGCGTACATTCAGAGAACAGCAGCGTAAAACATCTAATGGACCTTATAAGTTTCAACGGAAAACGGAAAAAGCTTCCGATACGGTGATGAATGACGGATGGGGAAATCCTGTAAAGCCGGTCGGATTGATTGCTTCTTTATTCCGCCCTTCTGATGATGCTACTATATATCAATTCTTAGTTCCTTCTAATTTCTTCGCAGTATCATCTTTACATAAAGTAGCTGAAATAGCTTCGAAGGTGAGGGGCGATGCTACTTTGGCTAAGGAATGTATTGACTTGGCTAATGAGGTGGAAGTTGCTTTAAAAAAACATGCAACTGCAGATAAACCGGGTTTTGGTACTGTTTATGCGTATGAAGTGGACGGCTATGGTAACCAGCTTTTTATGGATGATGCTAATGTGCCGAGTTTGTTGGCTATGCCTTATCTTGGAGATGTAGATGTTAATGACTCTGTTTATCAGAATACCCGGCGTTTTGTGTGGAGCTGTCATAACCCTTATTTTTTTAAAGGCAAGGCTGGTGAAGGTATAGGTGGGCCGCATGTGGCAAGTCATGGTCTGCACATGATTTGGCCTATGAGCATTATGATGAAAGCTTTTACTTCGCAAAATGACGAAGAAATAAAGCAATGTGTTAAAATGTTGATGGATACGGATGCCGGTACGGGATTTATGCATGAATCTTTTGATCAGGATGATGCAACGAAATTCACTCGTCCTTGGTTTGCCTGGCAAAATACATTGTTTGGTGAATTAATTATTCATCTAATCAATAACGGGAAGTTGGACTTATTGAATAGTATTAAGTAA
- a CDS encoding glycoside hydrolase family 2 TIM barrel-domain containing protein: MRKSKLSLLLLLLWVFGVVHAQMRYELNSGWKCMPSQKVKDSGDVISRSSYSLKRWEPAVVPGTVLTTQLANGEIPDPFYGMNNKKISDIYDVGRAYYTYWFVKDFEEHKPAGDEQVWLTFRGINYSCEIYLNGHKVNKEPYEGMYLRKTFNVSNLLLSNGKNRLAVIVFPPNPVGKPNGGQGGDGTIARNVAHQYVAGWDWIQPISDRNTGIWDKVYIERTGAVNVKNPHIVTLVPGVRNPEGKQANALLKTSAEVENASRHTVTGVLRYTFEGDIVSQEVTLKAGESREVKLPDLTIHNPKLWWPAGYGPQNLYSLHIQFVENGKKNVSDTENLKFGVREIQTTWNKITRSKQISVNGQKIFIKGGNWIISDAMLRFSDVRYDAEIRYHRDMHLNLIRIWGGALTERPEFYNACDKYGMLVLQDFWFSGDCNGRWVDPMKAEDQWARRKYPDDHKLVLESAEDMIKMVRNHPSLAIWCGGNEIMPPADILKPLRDDILPRLDGTRWFVGYSNSDEWSYNFLGGNGDGPYTIQPVNSFWEKRTWPFNSEVGSVGVGDYESINRFIPEKDQIPPVYNPDAKFKEDVDSIWTYHTYTGVGYEGTLVPYGEPQDIHDFAMKAQLVNYDQYRALMEGFSSHMWEWYTGAIIWKTQNPWTSMRGQMYDYYLDPNACLFGLRKGSESVHAMCSPGSKDVMIVNNSFEPLNDLMLVVTYYDMKGRATNLTQVLSYIGASSVKKISSMKSGLDHLLKDKGGFLYLQLLNDRKELVSDNFYWFPDGNGIYSGLKEMKQANISFNARQVATGKVELTITNPVGNPVAFFNRVALIDKETDKRILPAFYDDNYVSVLPGTSKTVMVEYDAKANQKLGVTLLGWNVKKQSITVKVY, encoded by the coding sequence ATGAGGAAGAGTAAGTTATCTTTATTGTTACTTTTGTTGTGGGTGTTTGGCGTAGTGCATGCTCAAATGCGATATGAATTGAATAGCGGATGGAAATGTATGCCTTCTCAAAAAGTAAAAGATAGCGGAGATGTGATTTCAAGGTCTTCGTATAGTCTGAAGAGATGGGAGCCGGCTGTCGTTCCCGGAACGGTGTTAACCACGCAGTTAGCTAACGGTGAAATACCGGATCCTTTTTACGGGATGAATAATAAGAAAATATCGGATATTTACGACGTTGGGCGTGCCTATTATACTTATTGGTTCGTGAAAGACTTTGAGGAACATAAACCTGCGGGGGACGAACAAGTATGGCTTACGTTCAGAGGTATTAACTATAGTTGTGAAATTTATTTGAACGGACATAAAGTAAATAAAGAGCCTTACGAGGGAATGTATTTGCGGAAGACTTTTAATGTCAGCAATCTGCTTTTATCTAATGGTAAGAACAGGTTGGCGGTGATCGTTTTTCCGCCGAATCCAGTGGGAAAGCCTAACGGCGGTCAGGGAGGAGACGGCACTATTGCTCGTAATGTGGCACATCAGTATGTAGCTGGTTGGGATTGGATTCAACCGATTAGTGATAGGAATACTGGCATTTGGGATAAAGTGTATATTGAACGTACCGGTGCGGTGAATGTCAAGAATCCGCATATCGTGACTTTAGTCCCCGGAGTACGTAACCCGGAAGGAAAACAAGCTAATGCTTTGTTGAAGACAAGTGCGGAAGTTGAAAATGCATCTCGTCATACTGTGACAGGGGTGTTGCGTTATACATTTGAGGGGGATATTGTTTCACAAGAGGTTACTTTGAAGGCGGGTGAGTCAAGAGAAGTGAAATTACCCGATTTGACTATTCATAATCCTAAGTTGTGGTGGCCTGCCGGATATGGGCCACAAAACTTGTACTCCCTGCATATTCAATTTGTGGAAAACGGTAAGAAAAATGTATCAGATACCGAAAATTTGAAATTTGGTGTACGGGAGATACAGACAACCTGGAATAAAATTACGCGAAGTAAGCAGATCAGTGTGAATGGGCAAAAGATCTTTATTAAAGGGGGAAATTGGATAATCTCCGATGCTATGCTTCGTTTTTCGGATGTTCGCTACGATGCGGAAATCCGTTATCACAGAGATATGCATTTAAACCTGATTCGTATTTGGGGCGGAGCATTGACAGAACGTCCTGAATTTTATAATGCGTGTGATAAATATGGGATGTTGGTATTGCAGGATTTCTGGTTCTCAGGCGATTGCAATGGTCGTTGGGTGGATCCGATGAAAGCAGAAGATCAATGGGCCAGACGTAAATATCCCGACGACCATAAACTGGTGTTGGAATCGGCTGAAGACATGATTAAAATGGTTCGTAATCATCCGTCATTGGCCATCTGGTGCGGAGGAAATGAAATTATGCCTCCGGCTGATATTTTGAAACCGTTACGTGATGATATTTTGCCTCGTTTGGATGGTACACGTTGGTTTGTCGGTTATTCCAATTCCGATGAGTGGTCGTATAATTTTTTAGGAGGGAACGGTGACGGTCCTTATACTATTCAACCTGTTAATTCGTTTTGGGAAAAACGGACTTGGCCGTTTAATTCTGAGGTTGGTTCAGTTGGAGTAGGGGACTATGAATCCATTAATCGCTTTATACCTGAAAAAGATCAAATTCCGCCGGTTTATAATCCTGATGCGAAATTTAAGGAAGACGTGGATTCAATATGGACATATCATACATATACAGGTGTCGGTTATGAAGGAACGTTAGTGCCTTATGGAGAACCGCAGGATATTCATGACTTTGCAATGAAAGCCCAGTTAGTTAATTATGACCAATATCGTGCTTTGATGGAAGGATTCAGTTCCCATATGTGGGAATGGTACACAGGTGCTATTATTTGGAAGACACAAAACCCATGGACCTCCATGCGTGGGCAGATGTACGATTATTATTTGGACCCTAATGCTTGTTTGTTTGGTTTGCGTAAAGGTAGCGAGTCGGTACATGCTATGTGCAGTCCTGGAAGTAAGGATGTTATGATTGTCAATAATTCATTTGAACCATTGAATGATTTAATGTTAGTTGTGACGTATTATGATATGAAGGGGAGAGCAACGAATTTAACGCAGGTTCTTTCTTATATCGGTGCATCTTCTGTAAAAAAAATCTCTTCCATGAAGTCGGGCTTGGATCATCTTTTGAAAGACAAAGGTGGTTTTCTTTATCTGCAATTGTTGAATGATAGGAAAGAGTTGGTTAGTGATAATTTTTATTGGTTCCCCGATGGAAATGGAATCTACTCAGGATTAAAAGAAATGAAGCAGGCTAACATTTCGTTTAATGCTCGTCAGGTTGCTACTGGAAAGGTGGAATTGACTATTACTAATCCTGTAGGAAATCCGGTGGCATTCTTTAACCGGGTGGCGTTGATTGATAAGGAGACCGACAAAAGAATTCTTCCTGCTTTCTATGATGATAATTATGTTTCGGTTCTTCCCGGAACATCCAAGACCGTTATGGTGGAATATGATGCCAAAGCGAATCAAAAGTTGGGAGTTACACTTTTAGGATGGAACGTGAAGAAACAATCGATAACAGTTAAGGTATATTAG
- a CDS encoding GH92 family glycosyl hydrolase, with translation MKNFKLVGLGILAFFSAVSCSRSEYTKSIKSPVEYVNPMIGSGGHGHVFVGASVPFGFVQLGPTEPVRGWDWCSGYHYSDSTLVGFSHTHLSGTGIGDLGDVLFFPSQDSSHIATFNHGEEKAIPGYYSVVMQPSHIRVELTSTARTGFHRYTFPVKGNASVIVNLRDGIGWDQWTDSRLVQENDSVISGYRISAGWAKHQQVYFVAVFSKPIQHYTATGDSIGTLSFVTDGKSDPLYVKVGLSAVSVDNAKLNLKTEVGSLSFDAIADQAMTLWNNELGRIKVDMLDSTATEIFYTAFYHTMIAPSVFCDVNGDYRGSDGKIYQNGGFVNYTTFSLWDTYRAAHPLATLVHPDRMKDYAETFIHIFKEQGKLPVWHLMGNETDCMVGNPSIPVLADLVLKGFLLDKADQDEAFTAMKTSAMLNERSIDLLKKYGYIPYDKESSNETTSKGLEYALADASVAKVAQLLGKTSDYDYFHHRSESYHYYWDSKTHFMRGVSSTGKFSEPFDPFISAPGKGDYTEGNAWQYAWLVPHDVHGLIKLFGGEKAFVSKLDSLFIVQGNLGKDAAPDVSGLIGQYAHGNEPSHHIIYLYDYAGMPYKAAPRLREVMSTLYKADPDGLCGNEDVGQMSAWYVMSALGLYQVEPAGGIYVFGSPIVKEATLNVGHDRTFKIVAHNNSKDNIYIQSAKLNGKPYTKSYITFRNIVAGGILEFEMGNRTSSFGTLTADRP, from the coding sequence ATGAAAAATTTTAAGTTGGTGGGACTTGGCATACTAGCTTTCTTTAGTGCTGTGTCTTGTAGTCGAAGTGAATATACTAAAAGTATAAAATCTCCGGTGGAATATGTTAATCCGATGATTGGTTCCGGTGGACACGGGCATGTGTTTGTCGGGGCAAGTGTACCGTTCGGTTTTGTACAACTTGGGCCTACGGAACCTGTGCGTGGTTGGGACTGGTGCTCCGGTTATCATTATAGTGATTCAACCTTGGTAGGTTTCAGCCATACTCATTTGAGTGGGACAGGTATAGGTGATTTGGGTGATGTATTATTTTTCCCGTCACAGGATAGCTCTCATATCGCAACTTTTAATCATGGAGAAGAAAAGGCTATTCCCGGATATTATTCTGTAGTGATGCAACCATCTCATATCCGTGTGGAACTGACATCTACTGCTCGTACAGGCTTTCATCGCTATACTTTTCCTGTAAAAGGTAATGCTTCTGTTATTGTTAATTTGCGTGATGGCATTGGTTGGGACCAATGGACAGACAGTCGATTGGTACAGGAGAATGATTCTGTTATTTCCGGATATCGGATTTCTGCAGGCTGGGCAAAACATCAGCAAGTTTATTTTGTTGCAGTTTTTTCCAAACCTATTCAACATTATACGGCAACAGGTGATTCTATTGGTACGCTGAGTTTTGTTACTGACGGTAAATCTGATCCCCTATATGTTAAGGTGGGACTTTCCGCTGTCAGTGTAGATAATGCCAAACTCAATTTGAAGACGGAGGTCGGCTCATTGTCTTTTGATGCCATAGCTGATCAAGCCATGACTCTTTGGAATAATGAATTGGGGAGAATAAAGGTTGACATGCTCGATAGCACTGCCACTGAAATATTTTATACTGCATTTTATCATACTATGATTGCTCCATCGGTATTCTGTGATGTGAATGGTGATTATCGTGGCAGTGATGGGAAGATATATCAAAATGGAGGTTTTGTTAATTACACAACATTTTCTTTATGGGACACTTACCGTGCCGCCCATCCTTTGGCAACGCTTGTTCACCCTGATCGGATGAAGGATTATGCAGAGACTTTTATACATATTTTTAAAGAACAGGGTAAATTGCCGGTGTGGCATTTAATGGGAAATGAGACAGATTGTATGGTAGGCAATCCTAGCATTCCGGTTTTGGCTGATTTGGTACTCAAAGGATTCTTGCTTGATAAAGCCGATCAGGACGAAGCCTTTACGGCAATGAAGACGTCTGCTATGCTGAATGAGCGTTCTATCGATTTATTAAAAAAATACGGCTATATACCTTATGATAAAGAGTCCTCAAATGAAACAACTTCCAAGGGTTTGGAATATGCACTTGCCGATGCTAGTGTCGCAAAAGTGGCTCAACTTTTAGGGAAGACCTCTGATTACGATTATTTCCATCATCGGAGTGAATCATATCATTATTATTGGGATTCCAAGACTCATTTTATGCGTGGAGTTTCTTCTACAGGTAAATTTAGTGAGCCTTTTGATCCATTTATCAGTGCTCCGGGTAAAGGTGACTATACAGAAGGAAACGCTTGGCAATACGCTTGGCTGGTTCCTCATGATGTGCATGGCTTGATTAAGCTTTTTGGTGGGGAAAAGGCTTTTGTTTCAAAGTTGGATTCCTTGTTCATCGTTCAAGGTAACTTGGGTAAAGATGCGGCTCCCGATGTGTCGGGGCTGATTGGGCAGTATGCTCATGGTAATGAGCCCAGTCATCATATTATTTACTTGTATGATTATGCCGGAATGCCTTATAAAGCTGCTCCTCGTTTGCGCGAAGTCATGTCGACTCTGTATAAAGCAGATCCTGATGGATTGTGTGGCAACGAGGATGTTGGTCAAATGTCGGCTTGGTATGTGATGTCTGCACTTGGACTTTATCAAGTCGAGCCAGCCGGTGGAATTTATGTTTTTGGTAGTCCGATTGTGAAAGAAGCAACTTTGAATGTAGGTCATGATAGAACTTTTAAAATTGTAGCTCACAATAATAGTAAGGATAATATATATATTCAATCCGCTAAATTAAATGGGAAACCTTATACTAAATCCTATATTACTTTTAGAAATATAGTGGCTGGAGGAATACTTGAATTTGAGATGGGAAATCGAACTTCATCATTTGGTACTTTAACTGCTGATAGACCTTAA